A genomic stretch from Fibrobacter sp. UWB13 includes:
- the dxs gene encoding 1-deoxy-D-xylulose-5-phosphate synthase: MELKDVKSPQDLKHCSVEELNHLAAQIRETIIGQVAKHGGHLASSLGVVELTLALHYVFNAPDDKIVWDVGHQAYVHKLLTGRYDRFDTLRQQGGISGFLKRNESVYDCFGAGHATTSISAALGFAVARDHFNRNNNVVAVIGDGSMTGGMAYEAINNVGASKQNMTIILNDNKMSIAPNIGGFSKYLNRVISDPVYNKMRTDLDRLMHRLPGILGSRFRDLFLQVENAAKNAVKPGRFFEDLGIRYFGPIDGHDIDELVMILERVKQQQGPCLVHVLTEKGRGFDAAEKNPTKYHGCGAFDPESGLPLAPGNPNPSLTSVFGNTLLQLARKDKRIMGITAAMPTGCGMDIVAKELPDRVIDVGIAEEHAVTFAAGMACDGVVPVVAIYSSFMQRAYDQIIHDIALQNLHVVLVLDRAGLVGADGPTHHGAFDLSFLRTVPGMTILAPSNENELRDMLTAAIDMEGVVAIRYPRGTALSAELVPSEGLFDYKSPKILEKGSGILLLGAGFMTNELKKTAAVLRENGYNPTLVDARFIKPLDQECYRSLFDSHNVIVTLEDNTKVGGYGSAIAELLSDLGYTDKKLYRFGLPDRFVEQGEIKALYKILEIDGESVAKQLMEKL; encoded by the coding sequence ATGGAACTGAAAGACGTTAAGTCGCCTCAGGACTTGAAGCACTGTTCCGTCGAGGAACTGAACCATCTCGCCGCGCAGATCCGCGAGACCATCATTGGTCAAGTGGCTAAGCACGGTGGTCACTTGGCATCGAGCCTTGGCGTTGTTGAACTGACTCTTGCGCTGCACTACGTGTTCAACGCACCTGACGATAAGATCGTGTGGGACGTGGGACACCAGGCGTACGTGCACAAGCTATTGACCGGTCGCTATGACCGATTCGATACCTTGCGCCAGCAGGGAGGCATTTCCGGCTTCCTCAAGAGGAATGAAAGCGTTTACGACTGCTTCGGGGCGGGCCACGCCACGACGTCTATTTCTGCGGCTCTCGGCTTTGCCGTTGCGCGCGACCATTTCAACCGCAACAACAACGTGGTTGCTGTCATTGGAGATGGCTCCATGACGGGCGGTATGGCTTACGAGGCTATCAATAACGTTGGCGCCTCCAAGCAGAACATGACCATCATCTTGAACGATAACAAGATGAGTATCGCACCGAACATCGGCGGCTTTAGCAAGTACCTGAACCGCGTGATTTCGGATCCGGTTTACAACAAGATGCGTACGGACCTGGATCGCCTGATGCATCGTTTGCCGGGCATTCTGGGTTCTCGTTTCCGTGACCTCTTCTTGCAGGTCGAGAATGCGGCGAAGAACGCTGTGAAGCCTGGTCGCTTCTTTGAAGACCTCGGCATCCGCTACTTTGGTCCGATTGATGGTCACGACATCGATGAACTCGTGATGATTCTTGAACGCGTCAAGCAGCAGCAGGGGCCGTGCCTTGTTCATGTGCTGACCGAGAAGGGTCGCGGTTTTGATGCTGCCGAAAAGAATCCGACAAAGTATCACGGTTGCGGGGCGTTCGACCCTGAAAGCGGACTCCCGCTTGCTCCGGGCAATCCGAACCCGTCTCTCACGAGCGTGTTTGGCAATACGCTTTTGCAGCTTGCCCGTAAGGACAAGCGCATCATGGGGATCACGGCTGCAATGCCTACAGGCTGCGGCATGGATATCGTCGCAAAGGAACTCCCGGACCGCGTGATTGACGTGGGCATTGCCGAAGAGCATGCCGTGACGTTTGCGGCGGGCATGGCTTGCGATGGCGTTGTGCCTGTGGTCGCGATTTATTCGTCGTTCATGCAGCGCGCCTACGACCAGATTATCCACGACATTGCACTCCAGAACTTGCATGTGGTGCTTGTGCTCGACCGTGCCGGCCTTGTCGGTGCTGACGGTCCGACGCATCATGGCGCCTTTGACTTGTCGTTCTTGCGGACTGTTCCCGGAATGACCATCTTGGCACCCTCCAATGAAAATGAACTGCGCGACATGTTGACTGCCGCCATCGATATGGAAGGTGTCGTGGCTATCCGCTATCCGAGAGGCACTGCACTTTCTGCAGAGCTTGTCCCCTCGGAAGGACTGTTCGATTATAAAAGCCCCAAGATTCTTGAGAAGGGCTCCGGCATACTCCTTTTGGGTGCCGGCTTCATGACAAATGAACTCAAGAAAACAGCCGCCGTGCTTCGTGAAAACGGATACAACCCGACGCTTGTGGATGCCCGTTTTATTAAGCCGCTAGACCAGGAATGCTACCGTTCGCTGTTTGACAGCCACAATGTCATTGTGACGCTCGAAGACAATACGAAGGTGGGTGGCTATGGTTCAGCCATTGCGGAACTTTTGTCCGATCTCGGCTATACGGACAAGAAGCTGTACCGGTTTGGTCTTCCGGACAGATTCGTTGAACAGGGAGAAATCAAGGCTCTCTACAAGATCTTAGAAATTGACGGGGAATCCGTCGCCAAACAGTTGATGGAAAAACTATGA
- a CDS encoding polyprenyl synthetase family protein translates to MQSIESEAKIAQEYLARIAKDAEAKFDEHLPPVKDRPCRLHEAMRYSMFAGGKRLRPGLAKATFDMFGGKGEKIWLATSALEMLHTFSLIHDDLPCVDNDDYRRGKLTSHKKFGEATAVMAGDALCIHAFEMMGKTGNAKAIELLAHLLGTYGMIGGEMTDIECEGKTVDLEIVDYIHYHKTAALIEASLLVGAMLAKASEKDMEIIRNYGRSIGLAFQIVDDILDIVSTTEELGKDAGSDIEKGKATYPSIVGLEKSRERARELYEESIKALDGLTCDTSILRSIAAYIITRVK, encoded by the coding sequence ATGCAGTCTATTGAATCAGAAGCAAAAATTGCTCAGGAATATCTCGCCCGCATCGCAAAAGATGCCGAGGCGAAGTTTGATGAACATCTCCCCCCAGTAAAGGACCGTCCGTGCCGTTTGCACGAGGCTATGCGCTATTCCATGTTCGCAGGCGGCAAGCGCTTACGTCCGGGACTTGCGAAGGCCACGTTCGACATGTTTGGCGGCAAGGGAGAAAAAATTTGGCTTGCAACGAGCGCTCTCGAAATGCTCCACACGTTCAGCCTTATCCACGATGACCTTCCGTGTGTCGATAACGACGACTACCGCCGTGGAAAGCTCACGAGCCACAAGAAGTTTGGCGAAGCTACTGCCGTGATGGCTGGCGACGCCCTCTGCATCCACGCCTTCGAGATGATGGGCAAGACCGGTAACGCAAAGGCTATCGAACTCCTTGCTCACTTGCTCGGCACTTACGGCATGATCGGTGGCGAAATGACCGATATCGAATGCGAAGGCAAGACTGTCGATCTCGAAATTGTCGATTACATTCACTACCACAAGACGGCAGCCCTCATCGAAGCCTCTCTCCTCGTGGGTGCGATGCTTGCAAAGGCAAGTGAAAAGGATATGGAAATCATCCGCAACTACGGCCGCTCCATCGGGCTTGCCTTCCAGATTGTGGATGACATTCTGGACATTGTCTCTACGACCGAAGAACTCGGTAAGGACGCCGGGTCTGACATCGAAAAGGGCAAGGCAACTTACCCGTCCATCGTTGGACTGGAAAAGTCTAGGGAACGCGCTAGGGAACTCTACGAGGAATCCATCAAGGCTTTGGATGGCCTTACATGCGATACCTCCATCCTCCGTTCTATAGCGGCATACATCATCACGCGAGTGAAATAA
- a CDS encoding carboxypeptidase-like regulatory domain-containing protein: MKRLACILSALMLWSCSDKVAGGPGSETTNGIAYLGNGAVASYARVAIRSVDHTSTADSATNELVNADFYADSLGNFSFEAPEGEYRLTIVYGGSAYTGLYSGDTTLGSVNLEPTAALGGLADVPEDCDFVWVGVRGMDVLVRSDSTGRFMLSQLPSNDSLQVYFLRGDDNTVYDDLAVKLSPNETEMVDLQPEKPDPYAGKVKFVAVADGKVVPYASLAIRKADARVDSLHVSNVIAEADAYADKDGLFVIDSLKSGDYRLTVMQSGAAYSKVLSAKQIAALDTIELQETANYMSRVTLHAGEKYAWVGVYGLDVLTKTNEEGTFTLPTLPTNDSLDIYVVTTKDSLYVTKRIAPSKGSADFDYPYVVMQNFENVKDTGNWYFSTDSVGSKILSKSFDTDNERKSKVFHGKYNLVGTNNIYAWVLTGMFLRDEGWNLSTLDSISFYAKGSGQIRVSLENWTRESEVAGLSLKAASEWKDLNSQKWTRYVVKYDDLCYTAQDVSNCYIAWNTLKDDVRQLHFFVRNGTEFYLDDIVLYGALF, from the coding sequence ATGAAAAGGCTAGCCTGCATACTTTCAGCTCTTATGCTCTGGAGCTGCTCGGACAAGGTCGCTGGTGGCCCCGGCAGCGAAACGACGAACGGCATTGCTTACTTGGGCAATGGCGCTGTGGCGTCTTATGCACGTGTGGCTATCAGAAGTGTTGATCACACTTCGACGGCTGATAGTGCGACAAATGAACTTGTGAACGCGGACTTCTACGCGGATTCCCTCGGTAACTTCTCGTTCGAGGCTCCGGAAGGCGAGTACCGCTTGACGATTGTGTATGGCGGTTCTGCCTACACTGGACTTTACTCGGGCGATACGACCTTGGGCAGCGTGAACCTTGAACCGACTGCGGCCCTTGGCGGCTTGGCGGATGTGCCTGAAGATTGCGACTTTGTCTGGGTGGGCGTGCGCGGCATGGATGTGCTTGTGCGCTCGGATTCGACCGGCCGCTTTATGCTCTCGCAGTTGCCATCGAACGACTCGTTGCAGGTGTACTTCTTGCGCGGTGACGACAACACGGTCTATGATGACTTGGCTGTAAAGCTCTCGCCGAACGAAACGGAAATGGTTGACCTCCAGCCCGAAAAGCCGGACCCGTACGCCGGGAAGGTTAAGTTTGTGGCAGTGGCAGACGGCAAGGTTGTTCCGTATGCATCGCTTGCAATCCGCAAGGCTGACGCGCGTGTTGATTCTTTGCACGTGAGTAACGTCATTGCCGAAGCAGATGCTTATGCTGACAAGGACGGTCTCTTTGTCATTGATTCCTTGAAGTCTGGCGATTACCGCCTCACTGTAATGCAGTCGGGTGCCGCCTATTCCAAGGTGCTTTCGGCAAAGCAGATTGCTGCCCTTGATACGATTGAACTTCAGGAAACGGCAAACTACATGAGCCGTGTGACACTCCATGCCGGCGAAAAGTATGCGTGGGTGGGTGTCTATGGTCTCGACGTCTTGACGAAGACGAACGAAGAAGGGACGTTCACACTCCCGACGCTCCCGACGAACGATTCGCTCGATATCTATGTTGTCACTACTAAAGATAGCTTGTATGTAACAAAGCGCATTGCGCCTTCCAAGGGCTCTGCTGATTTCGACTATCCGTATGTAGTGATGCAGAACTTCGAAAACGTGAAGGATACCGGAAACTGGTATTTTAGCACGGATTCTGTTGGCTCCAAGATTCTGTCCAAGTCGTTCGATACGGATAACGAGCGCAAGTCCAAGGTGTTCCACGGAAAGTACAACCTGGTGGGAACGAATAATATTTACGCTTGGGTTTTGACCGGCATGTTCCTCCGCGACGAAGGTTGGAACCTCTCCACGCTCGATTCTATTTCGTTCTATGCCAAGGGTTCGGGCCAGATTCGCGTGTCTCTTGAAAACTGGACCCGTGAATCCGAAGTCGCAGGGCTCTCGCTCAAGGCCGCCTCGGAATGGAAGGACCTGAATTCTCAGAAATGGACGCGTTATGTCGTGAAATACGATGACCTGTGCTATACCGCCCAGGATGTAAGCAACTGCTATATCGCATGGAATACGCTTAAGGACGATGTCCGCCAGCTGCATTTCTTCGTAAGAAATGGAACAGAATTCTATCTCGACGATATAGTGCTCTATGGCGCTCTTTTCTAG
- a CDS encoding TIGR02147 family protein has translation MKPIFEYTDYREWIRDAFEDFKKRKTVISWRYMAMKLGADPGNLLRISQGKIHLAVNFIKPMAEFFELDEKETAYWSELVYFGRAKSDQEALNHYEKMQALKGIPLKRLAKKELEFYRHWYYNAIRSVIGICNFKDDYEGLAECCTPAITVEQAKDAIKLLHDLNMISEGKDGYWKVNDTFVSTGGNWRSEAVRTFQKETIRLAGESLERHAPPLRDISTVTMTFNMNDIQLIREKIKEFRSDLLRLSQDGTGDDTVFQLNVQLFPLAFTKKLQEKSK, from the coding sequence GTGAAACCGATTTTTGAATATACCGATTATCGCGAATGGATTAGGGATGCTTTTGAAGATTTCAAGAAGCGTAAGACCGTTATATCCTGGCGATACATGGCAATGAAGCTCGGCGCAGACCCCGGCAACCTCCTCCGTATTTCGCAGGGTAAAATCCACCTCGCTGTAAACTTCATCAAGCCGATGGCAGAGTTCTTTGAGCTTGACGAAAAGGAAACCGCCTACTGGTCGGAACTCGTGTACTTCGGTCGCGCGAAAAGCGACCAGGAAGCCTTGAACCATTACGAGAAGATGCAAGCTTTGAAGGGTATTCCCTTAAAGCGCCTTGCCAAAAAAGAACTTGAATTTTACCGCCATTGGTACTACAACGCTATCCGTTCTGTTATCGGTATTTGTAATTTTAAAGATGATTATGAAGGTCTTGCCGAATGCTGCACGCCGGCTATCACGGTGGAGCAGGCAAAGGATGCCATCAAACTCCTGCATGACCTGAACATGATTTCTGAGGGTAAGGACGGGTACTGGAAAGTGAATGATACATTTGTGAGTACAGGTGGTAACTGGAGATCCGAAGCGGTTCGGACATTCCAGAAGGAGACGATTCGCCTTGCGGGTGAATCGCTGGAACGGCATGCGCCTCCTCTGCGCGATATCAGCACGGTGACGATGACGTTCAACATGAACGATATCCAGCTCATTCGTGAAAAGATCAAGGAGTTCCGCTCGGACTTGCTGCGTCTTTCGCAGGATGGTACGGGTGACGATACGGTGTTCCAGCTGAATGTTCAGCTGTTCCCGCTTGCTTTTACTAAGAAACTGCAGGAGAAGTCAAAATGA
- a CDS encoding GGDEF domain-containing protein codes for MNFLIIVLLVITAVAMFAYRHFLDDIMEINLGEYPYVVASADSVDGGTSAISMTRTDSSVLIEYELREGYAYPYVGIKVYLGDGKTMGRDLSNYDSIFVWLKPRNEGSVRLYMRGYDSALYRKNDETSLKFNEIEFTPTKEPYPAVFVPQEFRVAGWWVSQNEINVHKARVDLSNIPLIEIQTGTNAPLGYGGWEIKGLRFKGKKISQVDLVTTLVALWFVTFLIILIIRFFDYSRERALNKKKQEELKKNLIALEIEKSEYEKSSKEDPLTGCLNRAGFSGVLLREQEKLNRTGSPVSFMIFDIDHFKNVNDTYGHLVGDEVLVNLAKLVQGMIRNTDSLVRWGGEEFVILSEDTSIQNAAFLAEKLRKAIEASTLITQQQVTCSFGVTEMVPGEDPKSLIARADKALYSSKENGRNRVTVATFRRNH; via the coding sequence ATGAATTTCCTGATTATTGTGCTTCTGGTAATTACTGCCGTAGCCATGTTTGCGTATAGGCATTTCTTAGACGACATCATGGAGATTAATCTCGGCGAATATCCGTACGTGGTCGCAAGTGCCGACTCCGTGGATGGCGGTACTTCTGCTATTTCCATGACGCGCACCGATAGCTCGGTCCTCATCGAGTATGAACTCCGTGAAGGTTACGCTTACCCGTATGTGGGCATCAAGGTCTATCTCGGCGATGGCAAGACCATGGGCCGCGACCTTTCCAACTACGACAGCATCTTCGTGTGGCTCAAGCCGCGTAACGAGGGTTCCGTCCGCCTTTACATGCGCGGTTACGATAGCGCTCTCTACCGCAAGAATGACGAAACTTCCCTCAAGTTTAACGAAATCGAATTTACTCCGACCAAGGAACCGTATCCGGCTGTGTTTGTCCCGCAGGAATTCCGCGTGGCTGGCTGGTGGGTTTCCCAGAACGAAATCAACGTTCACAAGGCTCGCGTAGACCTTTCGAATATCCCGCTTATTGAAATCCAGACTGGTACGAACGCTCCGCTCGGTTATGGCGGTTGGGAAATCAAGGGACTTCGCTTCAAGGGCAAGAAGATTTCGCAGGTAGACCTCGTGACGACGCTTGTCGCTCTCTGGTTTGTCACCTTCCTTATCATCTTGATCATCAGATTCTTTGACTACAGTCGTGAACGCGCTCTGAACAAGAAGAAGCAAGAAGAACTCAAGAAGAACCTCATAGCTCTCGAAATCGAAAAGAGTGAATACGAAAAGTCCAGCAAGGAAGACCCGCTCACGGGCTGTCTCAACCGCGCAGGCTTCAGCGGTGTGCTCCTCCGCGAACAGGAAAAGCTCAACCGCACGGGTTCTCCGGTCTCGTTCATGATTTTCGACATTGACCATTTCAAGAACGTGAACGACACTTACGGACATCTTGTCGGTGACGAAGTTCTCGTGAATCTCGCAAAGCTCGTGCAGGGCATGATCCGCAATACGGACTCGCTCGTGCGCTGGGGCGGCGAAGAATTTGTGATCTTGAGTGAAGACACGAGCATCCAGAATGCCGCGTTCCTCGCCGAGAAGTTGCGCAAGGCGATCGAAGCTTCGACGCTTATCACGCAGCAGCAGGTGACTTGCTCCTTCGGCGTGACCGAGATGGTGCCTGGCGAAGATCCGAAGTCTCTCATTGCCCGTGCGGACAAGGCTCTCTACTCTTCTAAGGAAAATGGCCGCAACCGCGTGACGGTCGCAACGTTCAGACGTAACCACTAA
- a CDS encoding SGNH/GDSL hydrolase family protein: protein MNLVRIFLFLGALAAYSFGASSSMENLLFNGRWAHDNGVSRASAPAASITFNAKASKITFTVEGHSRWRLDRDGKPVEQFEVDSKEERTIKVEDDGNFHKYRFIKISESGVPEIKFYGISVDGEFGEAPKPSNRRIEFIGDSFTAGYGCEGSSAEDAPEFDKTNASKSYAYLLASGFNADYQVNAYSGRGLVRNYDNMVPEWTYERLYDYTVMGSVTSYTKPERWDLEKFHPQVIVIFEGINDFQGNPPYADKGKFKKAYAKLLDKLRKAHPGVKFLLVSTKVWPNDDLAPTIKSIYDAQIAAGHKDLEYKHVLTSNVGLHGHPDTHSQEELANTLRPIIARLGRWLSR, encoded by the coding sequence ATGAATCTTGTCCGCATATTCCTTTTCCTGGGTGCGCTTGCCGCGTACTCTTTCGGAGCATCCTCTTCTATGGAAAACCTTCTGTTCAATGGCCGCTGGGCCCATGATAACGGCGTAAGCCGCGCGAGTGCGCCTGCCGCATCCATCACGTTCAACGCCAAGGCTTCAAAGATTACGTTTACGGTCGAAGGTCATTCCCGCTGGCGCCTAGACCGCGACGGCAAGCCCGTTGAACAGTTCGAAGTCGATTCCAAGGAAGAGCGAACCATCAAGGTAGAGGACGATGGCAATTTCCACAAGTACCGTTTCATCAAGATTAGCGAAAGCGGCGTTCCCGAAATCAAGTTCTACGGCATTTCCGTCGATGGTGAATTTGGCGAAGCACCCAAGCCGTCCAATCGCCGCATCGAGTTCATCGGCGATTCCTTTACCGCGGGCTATGGCTGCGAAGGCTCCTCTGCCGAGGACGCGCCCGAGTTTGACAAGACGAACGCTTCCAAGAGCTACGCCTACCTCCTTGCGAGCGGTTTCAATGCCGACTATCAGGTGAATGCCTACAGCGGACGCGGCCTTGTGCGCAACTATGACAACATGGTACCCGAATGGACGTACGAACGACTCTATGATTACACGGTCATGGGCTCCGTGACCTCGTATACGAAGCCGGAACGCTGGGATTTGGAAAAGTTCCACCCGCAGGTCATCGTAATTTTTGAAGGAATTAACGATTTTCAGGGTAATCCGCCGTATGCAGATAAAGGAAAATTCAAGAAAGCATATGCTAAATTGCTCGATAAGCTCCGCAAGGCGCACCCCGGCGTAAAATTCCTGCTCGTTTCCACGAAAGTATGGCCCAATGATGACCTCGCCCCGACGATAAAGTCGATTTACGACGCTCAAATTGCTGCCGGTCACAAGGATTTGGAATATAAACACGTTCTCACGTCGAATGTCGGTTTGCATGGACATCCTGACACCCATTCCCAGGAAGAACTCGCGAACACCTTGAGGCCCATAATAGCCCGGCTTGGACGGTGGCTTTCAAGATAA
- a CDS encoding PDZ domain-containing protein, which translates to MHFFEGFMKNCFYSIPLCFLMSVTSLFASESFSGIGVLICQTKDGVEVAEVIPGTPAAEAKLQAKDIIIAVDGESLKGMSIEVSKSKLRGQENRPLEIIFVSNGDTLSTTLRRTQITVKDLDSEQIESWYGNKSELNAQEIETYAGATEGDKRLVAVLQNGTLVKSESPVFARGLNGVYVEKKNEFAHKVKRPNLNKNVSAILKELSRTSVGFELKSAGNAVITIMNADGSVVATFVYENARSGYNSLKWNLENVLSGRYMVTIEHNGSVSGKNVMLK; encoded by the coding sequence ATGCATTTTTTTGAAGGTTTTATGAAGAATTGTTTTTATTCAATTCCTTTGTGTTTCTTGATGTCGGTGACATCCCTCTTTGCTTCTGAATCTTTCAGTGGTATTGGTGTTTTGATTTGTCAAACAAAAGATGGTGTTGAAGTTGCGGAGGTTATCCCCGGCACACCCGCTGCAGAGGCAAAGCTACAAGCAAAAGATATTATCATTGCGGTTGATGGAGAATCGCTTAAAGGTATGTCTATTGAAGTGTCGAAGTCGAAACTTCGTGGACAGGAAAATAGACCACTTGAAATCATTTTCGTCAGCAATGGTGATACACTTTCAACAACGCTTCGCCGTACTCAGATTACGGTAAAGGATTTGGATAGTGAACAAATTGAATCTTGGTATGGCAATAAGTCTGAGTTAAATGCTCAGGAGATTGAAACTTATGCTGGTGCGACTGAAGGTGACAAGCGACTGGTGGCTGTGTTGCAAAACGGAACGTTGGTAAAGTCGGAATCGCCGGTTTTTGCTAGGGGGCTAAATGGGGTTTACGTCGAAAAAAAGAACGAGTTTGCCCACAAAGTGAAACGGCCCAATTTAAATAAAAACGTATCGGCGATATTGAAAGAACTGAGTCGAACGTCGGTTGGTTTTGAACTGAAATCTGCCGGTAATGCTGTAATTACCATTATGAATGCTGATGGTTCTGTGGTTGCAACGTTTGTTTATGAAAACGCTCGATCTGGATATAATTCTCTGAAATGGAATTTGGAGAATGTTCTCAGTGGCCGTTATATGGTAACTATCGAGCACAACGGCTCTGTTAGTGGAAAAAATGTTATGCTGAAATAA
- a CDS encoding DUF6345 domain-containing protein, with the protein MKKLSLMMLFAACSVYAGVLLRAPTEVNMSTYAINDYSRVERCNDLSRSIADKNRFVEQMTSQIKAKYPNTTVRHLRDRENANATANSFLTDYTDNSEIVFFSGHGEPQTLFFHDKQQNFGINTKRFGGKTRWVFLEACMFLNVNKSDRLSASLSDNENIDYNKMAIIASMFNGVHAILGNYANGWQGTIKKHWYSSARWRTEDRFNYFAQYFIKNGSGIWDSYVSAVKKVYKNFKDDSALGYSTGITGYKPAIAYFYKQGTNGNALDMSLESYALSYDAPVSDGSVSGYSIRFKAVSIGSPKYY; encoded by the coding sequence ATGAAGAAATTATCTTTAATGATGCTTTTTGCTGCTTGTTCTGTATATGCTGGTGTTTTATTACGAGCTCCTACGGAAGTGAATATGTCTACGTATGCGATTAATGATTATTCAAGGGTGGAACGATGCAATGATTTGTCACGGTCAATTGCTGATAAAAATAGATTTGTTGAACAAATGACTAGTCAGATAAAAGCGAAATATCCTAATACGACGGTTCGACATTTACGTGATCGGGAAAATGCTAATGCGACTGCGAATAGCTTTTTGACGGATTATACTGATAATTCAGAAATCGTTTTCTTTTCTGGGCATGGGGAACCTCAAACGCTGTTTTTCCATGATAAACAACAAAATTTTGGAATCAATACAAAAAGATTTGGCGGGAAAACTCGTTGGGTTTTCCTTGAGGCGTGTATGTTTTTGAATGTGAATAAGAGTGATCGGTTGAGTGCTAGCTTGAGTGATAATGAAAATATTGATTATAATAAAATGGCTATAATTGCAAGTATGTTTAATGGGGTTCATGCTATTTTGGGTAATTATGCAAATGGGTGGCAAGGAACGATTAAAAAACATTGGTATAGTAGTGCTCGTTGGCGAACTGAAGATCGCTTTAATTATTTTGCACAATACTTTATTAAAAATGGAAGTGGAATATGGGACTCTTATGTATCTGCTGTGAAAAAAGTTTATAAAAACTTTAAAGATGATAGCGCGTTAGGTTATAGTACTGGTATAACGGGATATAAACCTGCTATTGCTTATTTCTATAAACAGGGAACAAATGGAAATGCGTTGGATATGTCCTTAGAATCGTACGCACTTTCTTATGATGCTCCTGTAAGTGATGGCAGCGTTAGTGGGTATTCGATAAGATTTAAGGCTGTTTCTATTGGTTCTCCTAAATATTATTAA